A genomic stretch from Tamandua tetradactyla isolate mTamTet1 chromosome 15, mTamTet1.pri, whole genome shotgun sequence includes:
- the ITIH1 gene encoding inter-alpha-trypsin inhibitor heavy chain H1, whose translation MDGAMGLWLLLCLCLAALPALQAMPRQDSAAARSRGNEKRQAVDTSVDGVTIRSLKVNCKVTSRFAHYVVTSQVINSADQAKEVTFDVEIPKTAFISDFAITADGKAFVANIKDKVAAWKQYRKASISGETAGLVRASGRSMEQFTIHLTVSPRSKVTFQLTYEEVLKRKLKQYDIVIKVKPKQLVHHFEIYVDIFEPQGVSKLDAQASFLPGDLAQTIKKSFSGKKGFVLFRPTLGQQRSCPTCSTSLLKGDFRVTYDVNRDKLCDLLVANNHFAHFFAPQNLKNLNKNLVFVIDVSSSMEGQKLKQTKEALLKILGDVRPNDYFDFVLFGSQVQSWRGSLVQASTANLQAARDFVQRFSLNGATNLNGGLLRGIEILNKAQQTLPELRNRASVLIMLTDGEPTEGVTDRSQIRENIRNAIRGRFPLYNLGFGDKLDFNFLEAMSLENSGQAQRIYEDHDAAQQLQGFYNQVANPLLVDVELQYPQDMVSALTQHRHKQYYEGSEIVVAGRLADHKQDSFKANVRAQGEGQQFETTCLMDEEEMKKLLHERGHMLENHVERLWAYLTIQELLAKRMMVEGEEKAKLSAEALKMSLAYQFVTPLTSMTIGGMEDQDGLEPIIDKPLEDSLPLEMLGRRTFVLPGSQASPTHTSPGVQQVPNQVTGVDTDPHFIIHVPQKEDTLCFNINEEPGVVLSLVQDPDTGFFVNGQLIGDEAGSPGQPAGTYFGRLGIANPATGFQLEVTPQNITMNPGWGGPVFSWKDQAVLKQDGVVVTINKRRSLVVSVDDRGTFEVLLHRVWRGSAVHRDFLGFYVLDSHRMSARTHGLLGQFFHPLDFEVTNIRPGSDPTKPDATMVVKNHRLTVTRGLQRDYSKDPRHGAEVTCWFVHDNGAGLIDGVHTDYIVPDIF comes from the exons ATGGATGGCGCCATGGGGCTGTGGCTGCTGCTGTGCTTGTGCCTGGCGGCCCTCCCCGCCCTACAGGCCATGCCCCGTCAGGACTCAGCCGCAGCCAGATCCAGGGGCAACGAG AAGCGACAGGCTGTGGACACA AGTGTTGATGGTGTGACCATCCGGAGTCTGAAAGTCAACTGCAAAGTCACCTCTCGCTTCGCTCACTACGTCGTCACCAGCCAAGTGATCAACAGCGCCGACCAGGCCAAGGAAGTGACCTTTGATGTGGAGATCCCCAAGACGGCCTTCATCAGTGACTTTGCCAT CACAGCAGATGGGAAGGCATTTGTGGCCAACATAAAGGACAAAGTGGCAGCGTGGAAGCAGTACCGGAAGGCGTCCATCTCAGGAGAGACTGCTGGCCTGGTCAG GGCTTCAGGGAGGTCGATGGAGCAATTCACCATCCATCTCACCGTCAGTCCCCGGAGCAAGGTCACATTCCAGCTGACCTATGAGGAGGTGCTGAAGCGAAAACTTAAGCAGTATGACATCGTTATCAAAGTCAAACCCAAGCAGCTGGTCCATCACTTTGAG ATCTATGTGGACATCTTCGAGCCTCAGGGGGTCAGCAAGCTGGATGCCCAGGCCTCCTTCCTCCCTGGGGACCTGGCCCAGACCATCAAGAAGTCCTTCTCAGGAAAAAAG GGCTTCGTGCTTTTCCGCCCCACGCTGGGCCAGCAGCGATCCTGTCCCACCTGCTCCACCTCCTTGCTGAAGGGGGACTTCAGGGTGACCTATGATGTCAATCGGGACAAGCTCTGTGACCTTCTA GTCGCCAATAACCACTTTGCCCACTTCTTCGCCCCGCAAAACCTGAAGAATCTGAACAAGAACCTGGTTTTTGTGATTGACGTCAGTAGTTCCATGGAAGGCCAAAAATTGAAGCAG ACCAAGGAGGCACTTCTTAAAATCCTGGGGGATGTGCGGCCAAATGACTACTTCGACTTCGTTCTCTTTGGGTCTCAAGTGCAATCATGGAGGGGCTCCCTGGTACAGGCATCCACGGCCAATCTGCAAGCAGCTCGAGACTTCGTGCAGCGGTTCTCTCTGAACGGGG CCACAAACCTGAATGGAGGTTTGCTCCGGGGAATCGAGATCTTGAACAAAGCTCAGCAAACCCTCCCAGAACTAAGAAACCGTGCATCAGTTCTCATCATGTTGACAGATGGCGAGCCCACTGAGG GGGTGACGGACCGTTCCCAAATCCGCGAGAACATCCGCAATGCCATCCGAGGCAGGTTCCCACTGTACAACCTGGGCTTTGGTGACAAGCTGGACTTCAACTTCCTGGAGGCCATGTCCCTGGAGAACAGCGGGCAGGCTCAGAGGATCTATGAGGACCACGACGCTGCCCAGCAGTTGCAG GGCTTCTACAACCAAGTAGCCAACCCCCTGCTGGTGGACGTGGAGCTGCAGTACCCCCAGGACATGGTCTCGGCCCTGACCCAGCACCGCCACAAGCAGTACTACGAAGGCTCAGAGATCGTGGTGGCCGGGCGCCTCGCGGACCACAAGCAGGACAGCTTCAAGGCCAATGTGCGAGCCCAGGGG GAGGGCCAACAGTTCGAGACGACCTGCCTGATGGATGAGGAGGAGATGAAGAAGCTGCTCCACGAGCGGGGCCACATGCTGGAGAACCACGTGGAGCGCCTCTGGGCTTACCTCACCATTCAGGAGCTGCTGGCCAAGAG GATGATGgtggagggggaggagaaggccAAGCTGTCGGCCGAGGCTCTGAAGATGTCACTGGCCTATCAGTTCGTGACCCCGCTGACCTCGATGACCATCGGCGGCATGGAGGACCAGGACGGCCTGGAGCCCATCATCGACAAGCCCCTGGAGG atTCTCTGCCCTTGG AGATGCTGGGACGAAGGA CGTTCGTGCTCCCAGGCTCTCAGGCTTCCCCGACGCACACCAGCCCCGGTGTCCAGCAGGTGCCAAACCAAGTGACGGGCG TGGACACTGATCCCCACTTCATCATCCACGTGCCCCAGAAAGAGGACACCCTGTGCTTCAACATCAACGAGGAGCCTGGCGTGGTCCTGAGCCTGGTGCAGGACCCTGACACAG GCTTCTTCGTCAATGGGCAGCTCATTGGGGACGAGGCCGGGAGCCCCGGGCAGCCTGCGGGCACGTACTTCGGGCGGCTAGGTATCGCAAATCCTGCAACTGGCTTTCAGCTGGAAGTGACTCCTCAGAACATCACCATGAACCCCGGCTGGGGCGGGCCTGTGTTCTCCTGGAAGGACCAGGCTGTCCTGAAGCAGGATGG GGTGGTGGTGACCATTAACAAGAGGAGGAGCCTGGTGGTGTCCGTGGATGACAGGGGCACCTTCGAGGTTCTCCTGCACCGGGTGTGGAGGGGGAGCGCCGTCCACCGGGACTTTTTGGGCTTCTACGTGCTGGATAGTCATCGGATGTCAGCGCGGACGCACGGGCTGCTGG GGCAATTCTTCCACCCCCTGGATTTTGAAGTAACGAACATCCGCCCAGGCTCTGACCCCACGAAGCCTGACGCCACGATGGTGGTGAAGAACCACCGGCTGACGGTCACCAG GGGCTTGCAAAGAGACTACAGCAAGGACCCCCGACACGGTGCCGAGGTGACCTGCTGGTTTGTCCATGACAATGGGGCCGGACTGATCGATGGCGTCCACACCGATTATATTGTCCCTGACATCTTCTGA